AGCCAATTGACTGTATGAGAATCTATTCAAGTCTACTGAGATTAATAACTAGTTCAGTGcagcaaattaaattaatgacaTTCTAGCAGCGATTTCTGTCCACTGCAGGGCAGCGAGAGGGAACATATGCTGTATATTTTGGGGCATTAATAGTTGAGTGTTTCTTTATGCAGAATagtacacatttattttaaacagttaGCACTCTTGGCTCACACCTGCTCTGGCGAACATTTACTgcgagctgctgcagcagctaaTGAGAGCAAACCCCAGGGGAATACTAGAGGTCATTTTAAATCTGGTATTTTCAGACTTGACAAAGGACTTAAGTTTTTCATACATTCCTGCGCTGCCCTCCTGTTTTAACTGCATGAATGAGGGTCACCTCAAGTGGTTTGGCTTCGAGACAAAAGAGGGGCTTTGAGGCATGAATCCAAAGCAGAGGGACCAGCTACAATGTCTGTTCATCCTTCTGCTGgtatcttttctctctctctctctctctctttctctgcagcgGTTATTGTTTTCTCATTGCTGGCTGATGCTTAATCATTGCATTTAGATttgattttatcttttttttattttattttattctcttttccTCACAGGCTTGTAAaagtaaatcattttctttcccCTAAATCTCTCCACAGCCCTGTGGGGCTTGTCCACCAGCTCTTTAAAtagtttcttttcctttttttttctttcttaaacgCATGAAGCAGCTCTTGTGATCTTAACACAACACCAGTTAAAATTAATTTCAGCACGGATGGGAGGGAAATTGTTGAAATGGAACAGCCTGCAGGCTTTTTCCACTTATTTGGTGACTTAGGCATTTCTTGGATTCTAGCACACTGCTTGTTCCTGTAACACAAAACTCAGATGAGAGCAGCACATTGCTGGTAAAGTCACCTTGTTTTTGCcaagttgtgtttttggggGGGAAGGTGCTTTGTGTGCAATCCATTATTTGAAAGGAAAGGCACAGACATGCTTAGTTGACAGTTGTGGGTTGATGTAAAGGTTATTGATTTTACAGATTCTGAAGATCAgccatatatcatatatcatatatatatgcacagtCATATCTCCTTTAGCTGAATTACACGAGACATCTTCTATCTCCGCCTCTTCAGTGTTTAATCTCCTCGCAGCATATTTTAGTTGCTTGTTATCAACATGGAAAACGGCTGCTTAAACAAAAGCCCAGTGATAAATTGGCACGAGAGGAAGTTAAGTATTTATTGACCTCATAAAAATGTTGCCTCTCCTGCCTTAATGAAATTCTTTCCTGGTATCTCTCAGTGCAACACACGCCCACCTAGTGGCTGAAATCATAAACTACATCTGGCTTTCTCTCAACTTAATGCAGTTGCTGCCAAACTCAACCCGTCTCCTTGCTTGGAGGAAATTGCTACTTATATAAGTGGTATTGTATTATGAGTGCTATATTACATGATCATGACTAAGTTATATATACACTGCTTCAAATTACTCCAGTCTTTCACACCGAGGTCCCAATTatgattttacactttttttttttaatacggagttaaaaatggaaaaaggagTGAGTGCCCTGTAGCCTGAACCTTCACTGCTTATTCAGCCGTTTCTGTAACTTTACATAAAACTATAAGAGCTGTATGTCTTGGAAGTGAGAGTCCTACTTATAGAAAGAATTGTTTAAACAGGCTAGACTTTCATCTTGTGTTTATTAAGCATAACAAAGCAAATAATTCTGACATTGTAATGGAACTTCCTGAGACTGATTTCTGGGTTTCTCGGCCAACATAGCGTCTTAGTCTTTCCATTTGGAACTATTTAAGGCTCCAGTAATTTCCCGGGCTCAACTCTTACATTATCCGGGCCTGCGAcaccccaacccccaccccatATTGACATTCCATAAAGTTGACCCGGGCCAAGGCAGTCGCCTCTTTCCCACAGATCATTGTGATAGTCAGCAGTGCACCCTGGTATACTGTATACATGTGCCACTTTTCTTTAACTCTTTGATCACTAATAAAACAGCTGGACATGTTGAATACACATTTACCAGCCTGAAGAAATCCGAATACACAGTTTTAAAATGGTGAAACATTTAGTCTACCTGCCTGTTTGGTGCAATAATTCCTAAATATAGAACGCCTGAGAACCACTCTGCTATTTGCTGCTATTTTAAAGCCAGACTTTATGATTTTATCTCCGTGTTCAAGATTTCATTCCTTCCTCCAGAATCAGTTTTGCTCTTCATTAACATGTCATTATCTGATCTTTCACTCTattcctctgtttctttttccttttgctctctttccctcccctcttctctttcacaaccCCTTTGCTCTCCGTCTTTCCAATAAGTCACATTTAATAGTACATTTCCTTTCTTGGCCTGGGGCCTGGTGCCAGACCAGCTGTATGAAATGTAGTTTCACCGCTTTCCCTGCCAGCACTTTTGTTCagaggaaaaataacaaaaaatccCACAGAGCCTCTTGAACTCtctgaggcttttttttcttccttttgaaGAGGAGGCGAAACAGCTCttgattcattgtttgttttaccgCCATGTCCCTTAAAAGGAATACTGCAACCGTCTCTTGTCGTTACACGAGAAGACCTTATTTTTTCTCATGACTGAGaaagtcatgtttctgtctgggTTTTATGGattgttattgtaaaaaaaCCTGACAGAAAAGCTGGAGAGATTTTCAGAAAAGCTTATTGAAGTTTGGAGTGTTGTAGTTTTTCAGTTGTCTTGGTTTCCTCTTCCACAATGTTTCTTATTTCTGGTCCAGTGCcaatttccattttctttactgagcaataaaagtctaaaagttTCCCTTGCTGGTTTCttcatgtcattattttacACATGGGTATTGTTATGTTATCCAGATCTTAATGTTCCCATTAGTTATGACATCAGATACGGAAAATTGACTTGGGAAGTATTcagcagaaaaataacagaagTCAGAAATAGTTGAATGTTCCTTGTCAGGTCGATGGACTTAATTAAGGTGGAGCAAACGCAGCTATGCTGCATTTAATCATGTCAAATGGACAGTGTGTTACTGTTACCAGCTGAAATACTTGATTATTCTAACCATTTCTAGGGCTTCTGTGATAAATCATATTAGTATATTAAATGAGAGATTATGCTACGAGGTTCCtttaaacagtttgatttaaaatcttcaagacattttcctctttttattacCGAccacattaaaataacacacccacaaacaaaacacacacacacattcttttcCCTCTTGGTTAAACTAATACCAAATGTGATCTGTCTCAGCAGGAGATAACTGGTTATTCacattctctctcacacacacattctggcaCCAGTCTGAACCTGGATTTCCCCTAACCTAGATTAATTACAATAGGATTGTTAATGGTTGCCAAGTATTAAAACAAGGAGGTTTTAAAGCAAGGTATTTGATACTCTGCGTGCCTGTGGcaaagctgcagctcattcTGTTTTTGGTATTACCAAACAAAATACTTATGTGGGTTTAttgtactttacttttttattctttggtATGGCTGGTTTGCTTTGAGAATGTGTTGCCCTACCCCATGTTAATGTGTTCACAtgtatattttgtgtattttcttttcaatcttAAATTGTTGTTTggctaaaaatgatttttgtttgtgtgtaatgaACCAAAACATAGATTAGTAATTGTGGTTTACAagcatgacatgacataacatgatcATACCACAGACTCATCTGCGATTCCTTTGCCTGCATTCTTCCTCAGGCTCCTCCTTCCTTATGAGAGGCACATTAAAGGCGAGCAGGACAAACCCCTCCCTTTGACCAAACCCAGGAAGCAGGAGGCCAGCCAGGAGAAGGCTTCAGGAGCTAAAGCCAAAGGAGTGGGGGCCAAGAAGTTGAAAGTCCCCATCACTCCCAAACTGGAGAGTAAAAAGGACAGAGGGGAGACAGTGAAAGGCCAAGAACAATCACAGGTCAGTCACAGACCTCTTCCAACTGCTGCCTCATCAGGATTCCTTCTTGCTCtgaattcaatttaattttaatctCCCTGTGCTTTCTCATCAATGCTTCACCCGCTGTCTTGAATTCCTATTATCTCTGAAATtgccaaataataaaaataatagtgtCTTATTTCTTTTACTTTGAGAACTAACTGTAGCAACTATCATGTTTCCGCTTGCAGGACTccaaggagaaagaggagaatcATGAGCTGTCCACAGctataaaacaggaaatatctcTGAGAGATGAACCAATTGTAATTGAGGAGGAAGAGTTACATCTTACCCTGAAGAAAGAGGAGTCTTTAGCAGGGGAGCAGCCATCGTCACTCTGTCCCAAAGAGCCAGACTGCAGAGCCCCGCACGCTGGTCTGCTCCTTCACACGGGGCCTGGTCCGCAACTTGAATGGAGGCAAATCAGCGAAGTCCTACAAGTAAAACGCTCCTGTGAACAACAAACCGAGGGGCATTTCATTCCTAAAAACCCCTACCTGCCTCACCGTTGGGATCAGAACAAACCTGCTGGACATGTTGCTCTGCCTGAGTCCTCCTCCAGGGTCAAAGACTCCACAGAAAATCATGGTGGGAGAGTGGGGAAGGTGTTACCCATGTGTAAGCAGGAAGACAGACAGTGTATAGACTTGAGCACAGATTCCTTTCCAGAGAAAGAAGACTATGGTGTCATTAAGAAGGAGTCTACCCAGAGCCCTGCACAGACAGCTGCCTACTGCAAAACCAGGCAGGGGGTCATGTCTCCTTTAGCCAAAAAGAAGCTTCTCTCCCAAGTTTGTGAGTCCAATCCTTTCTcctttacttcttcttctcttcgaCCTCCACCTCCCACAGCTGCTTCGTCTTTACCTGTCATATCAGTGGCTgaaagggagaaggagaagagaaagggcgaggaggaggtggcagGACAGAGGTCTGTGTCAGACAACATCCCAGAGGTATCGCCCATATTCCGGCCATCAGTCATCCAGCATGCCCAGAGCAGCAAGCCTCACCAACAAGCCACCAGTGGCCCATCAGAGAGGAGCACTGCTGGGGAGCTTTCAGACACTTTCAGTTGCCGGACGAGCCATCATCTCCAGCCTCAAGTCAGTGCGCCGTGGCAGCCCTATCTCACCCGAACCCGTGCCCAGGATGGTGTGGAGAATACCGGGGAGTCGCTACTCCACGGCCCAGCAGCTCAATCCCGGAGTTACGCAGGGGACTGCTACTCTTCCCCTCACCTTCACAGTCTGTACAGGCAAACTGAGAACTGCCTGAGTCAGGAGAGGATGGCCAGCTTCCCCAACGGAGAGCGGAGAGAGCACTACGCCAGGGACCGTGAAGGCAGCCAGGGATTTGTCTGTGGTGGTCTGGAGCAAGAGGGCTTGGCCTTCAGATCTCACTACAGTGACAGGACTCAAACACacggagagaggagggaggcagaaGATGAGCCCAGAGACTTTACAATCGCTAAACCTCTCTCTCAGAGGGTGTCCTCCTTCTCAAAGCCCTCCTTCTGCAGTATCCCATATTCTATCTTGCACCAGGGTTTGGATTCCCACCCTAAGGCATGCCGAGTTCCTCCTATGACCATCTCTCCTCCCAAACAGAGTCCAGCAGAATCATCGCAGCCATTTCCCAGCCCAAAAGCTTCAGGTGATTCGTCTCTCACAAGCCCCATTCGACCCAGTAAGAGGAGCCTAGTGGAACCAGAGAGTGAGGAAGTTCCAGAAAGGAAAGTCCGTGTGGTGACGCCAATCCACCCTGCTGGCGCAATCCGACGCAGTGACCCAGAAGAGCTAAAACCAGCTGAGCCGGCCCATGCCGTTCACCTCAACAACCATCTCCCTGAGGGCCACCCAGCAACTACGTACCCCCCACACCATGCCGCACCCTTCTACCCTGGCATGTTCGCCCCTGGGAGCCTGGTCTCACCAGGAGCCCAGGACGGGCTCCAGCAGCACCCAGGTCTACAGTACCTGAAGAGCCAGTCAGCAGTGTCTCCCCTCGTGCCCCCGTTAGCCTTCCACTCCATGATGCTCCAGAGGCAGCTGCTGGCCTCCAGCGCCAGCCCACACCACTTCTACAGGCACCCGGGCGGGGCAGCACTGTACGGGGACCTGCTGCACCACCTGTACCCTCTGTCCACCCTGCCACCACCTCAGCTGTCCTCGGTACACCCCAGCACCAGACTGTAAGGGAGGCGAGGatttatttctccctctgcttcttCATCCTCAGACACTTTTTcagcttctctttgtctttctgtctctcttgctctcGGGGATTGTGGCTCagtcaaaagaaaacactgattaTAAAACTTTGGCTGATTACAGACTGATAAATTCATCAGTCAGACAGAGTGAAAattccattttcttttattttttatttgtgtatgcaTTTGTTTATATACTTTGcactgttctttatttttatcaccaCTTActgtatcttgtttttttgttgttgttttatcctTATTTGCACAATGCTCATGTGTATGTGCTCACAAATCAGTTTGCCGCTCTCAGTCACCATGAGTCAGGTTGTTGCTCTGGATGTGTGAAAAGTGGAGGGCAACAGAGAAAAGCCATTTGTTTACTGCGTCTGAGGGCTAAACTTTTTTGCTTAAAAACACTACAAGTAAC
This genomic stretch from Larimichthys crocea isolate SSNF chromosome III, L_crocea_2.0, whole genome shotgun sequence harbors:
- the LOC104928432 gene encoding AT-rich interactive domain-containing protein 5B; protein product: MEPNSLKWVGSSCGLHGPYIFYKAFKFNRDSKPRILSLGDFFFVRCKPEDPICIAELQLLWEERTSKQLLSSSKLYFLPEDTPQGRTVTHGEHEVIAVSEKVIVRLEDLVKWTVPDFSGWSHCLKAEPLKQSVLRELGTNGRREALHRYRESTLTSGLNFKDVQRERAQLGQEEDGRKVLVLSYPQYCRYRSVLARLREQPSSLLIDHTVLALGGIAALGGSTRILYCRDTFENPALLQNESICDEFAPNLKGRPRKKKLSISQRRDSQSQAQGQGSSWLNQGSNARAAQDPCSPETRTTSKVKPNCKTVPNGKITTAAKHKASSLSKKSSAEEKERGKDKEKEKEERNEKEEKKEEETSEESRAEEQAFLVELYKYMKERDTPIERIPFLGFKQINLWTMFQAAQKLGGYELITVRRQWKHVYDELGGNPSSTSAATCTRRHYERLLLPYERHIKGEQDKPLPLTKPRKQEASQEKASGAKAKGVGAKKLKVPITPKLESKKDRGETVKGQEQSQDSKEKEENHELSTAIKQEISLRDEPIVIEEEELHLTLKKEESLAGEQPSSLCPKEPDCRAPHAGLLLHTGPGPQLEWRQISEVLQVKRSCEQQTEGHFIPKNPYLPHRWDQNKPAGHVALPESSSRVKDSTENHGGRVGKVLPMCKQEDRQCIDLSTDSFPEKEDYGVIKKESTQSPAQTAAYCKTRQGVMSPLAKKKLLSQVCESNPFSFTSSSLRPPPPTAASSLPVISVAEREKEKRKGEEEVAGQRSVSDNIPEVSPIFRPSVIQHAQSSKPHQQATSGPSERSTAGELSDTFSCRTSHHLQPQVSAPWQPYLTRTRAQDGVENTGESLLHGPAAQSRSYAGDCYSSPHLHSLYRQTENCLSQERMASFPNGERREHYARDREGSQGFVCGGLEQEGLAFRSHYSDRTQTHGERREAEDEPRDFTIAKPLSQRVSSFSKPSFCSIPYSILHQGLDSHPKACRVPPMTISPPKQSPAESSQPFPSPKASGDSSLTSPIRPSKRSLVEPESEEVPERKVRVVTPIHPAGAIRRSDPEELKPAEPAHAVHLNNHLPEGHPATTYPPHHAAPFYPGMFAPGSLVSPGAQDGLQQHPGLQYLKSQSAVSPLVPPLAFHSMMLQRQLLASSASPHHFYRHPGGAALYGDLLHHLYPLSTLPPPQLSSVHPSTRL